A genomic window from Pseudonocardia broussonetiae includes:
- a CDS encoding TetR/AcrR family transcriptional regulator, whose amino-acid sequence MPPPVADEQPGLLTVREEQRLLTRRRIVAAARRVFEENGYGRASIGDVTKAAGVNRATFYLHFTNKAAVFNEVYAEVREKQTSRYWAMLDEGLAEGGAEALRAVLDKALTWWEEQAALLPAIHEAMASDLEVAARWKDQLDELAAELHEYLAQFPEEEREGRRLRVQLMVMQLDQLCFRAIVQEVFTIDRDVLLDVVCDLWMDALQLR is encoded by the coding sequence ATGCCCCCACCTGTCGCAGACGAGCAACCCGGCCTGCTGACGGTCCGGGAGGAGCAGCGCCTGCTGACCCGTCGTCGGATCGTCGCGGCGGCTCGGCGGGTGTTCGAGGAGAACGGGTACGGCCGAGCCTCGATCGGTGACGTCACGAAAGCGGCCGGGGTCAACCGCGCGACCTTCTACCTGCACTTCACCAACAAGGCGGCGGTGTTCAACGAGGTCTACGCCGAGGTGCGGGAGAAGCAGACCAGTCGCTACTGGGCGATGCTGGACGAGGGGCTCGCCGAGGGTGGTGCGGAGGCGCTGCGGGCGGTGCTGGACAAGGCGCTGACCTGGTGGGAGGAGCAGGCGGCGCTGCTCCCGGCGATCCACGAGGCGATGGCGAGCGATCTCGAGGTGGCCGCCCGCTGGAAGGACCAGCTGGACGAGCTGGCCGCCGAGCTCCACGAGTACCTCGCCCAGTTCCCGGAGGAGGAGCGGGAGGGCCGCCGGTTGCGGGTCCAGCTGATGGTCATGCAGTTGGACCAGCTGTGCTTCCGCGCCATCGTCCAGGAGGTCTTCACCATCGACCGGGATGTGCTGCTCGACGTCGTCTGCGACCTCTGGATGGACGCGCTGCAGCTCCGCTGA
- a CDS encoding response regulator, translating into MSPAGPPPIRVFVVDDHAVVRMGLRVFLDAVPDVELVGEAATGRSALQRIDHLARQGRAPHVVLMDLVMHDLDGVAATAEIRRCRPGVQVVVLTSFGEVHRVHAALTAGAAGYVLKDAQVDEIVHAIREAHRGGVHLDQTVTRTITHSLTEAQQQEDVPLTARERDVLVLVAQGRSNREVARTLSIGERTVQTHLSHVLAKLGLESRTQAALWAVRKGLASI; encoded by the coding sequence GTGAGCCCCGCCGGTCCGCCCCCGATCCGGGTGTTCGTCGTGGACGACCACGCCGTCGTCCGGATGGGCCTGCGGGTGTTCCTCGACGCCGTACCCGATGTGGAGCTCGTCGGTGAGGCGGCCACCGGCCGTTCCGCGCTCCAGCGGATCGACCACCTCGCCCGGCAGGGCAGGGCCCCGCACGTGGTCCTCATGGACCTCGTGATGCACGACCTGGACGGCGTGGCCGCCACGGCGGAGATCCGGCGGTGCCGGCCCGGCGTCCAGGTGGTCGTCCTGACGAGCTTCGGCGAGGTGCACCGGGTGCACGCGGCCCTCACCGCAGGCGCCGCCGGGTACGTGCTCAAGGACGCCCAGGTCGACGAGATCGTCCACGCGATCCGCGAGGCGCACCGCGGCGGGGTCCACCTCGACCAGACCGTGACGCGGACGATCACCCACTCCCTCACGGAGGCGCAGCAGCAGGAGGACGTGCCGCTCACCGCGCGGGAGCGCGACGTGCTCGTGCTCGTCGCGCAGGGCCGGTCCAACCGCGAGGTCGCCCGGACCTTGTCCATCGGCGAGCGGACGGTGCAGACGCACCTGAGCCACGTGCTGGCCAAGCTCGGTCTCGAGTCGCGCACGCAGGCGGCGCTGTGGGCGGTGCGCAAGGGGCTCGCGTCGATCTGA